The stretch of DNA ATAATATATTCATTTCCACAGGCTCAGCTTGTTCATCGAGAGATAAATCTGTTAGTAAAATTCTTTTAGCTATGGGATTGAAAGAAAAAGAGATAGAAGGAGCAATAAGATTTAGTTTTTCGCATTATAATAATAAAGAAGAAGTAGATTACGTAGTTGATAAATTAAAAATTTGTATTTCTGAAATTAGGAAAATTATGAAAAGATAGATTATCTCTGATTATTCATATAATGCTGAATAATATGCTGTAAGTTTCTGAATTATGAGCAGAGAAACTAAATTTTAATTTAGTGTGAATCGCTTATTCAGACGTAGTCTGAGGTACATCTAAATAACATACGAAGGCATACCGAGTTAGTATGTCGAGGATTTAATGGGTATCTTCTAATCATGAGCAGAGAACTAAAATCTTTGATTTTATGTGAATCGCTTATTCATTCGAAGAATGAGGTTCATTTATAAAAGGTATTTAATTTTCTATAAATAAACTGGGATTATGAAAGGTGTGTGAGATTATTGGAAAAGATTTATTATACTGATAGGTTAATTCTTAAAGTATTAAGACCTACTCACGCTCAAATAGTACTTGATTACTTCATTAGAAATAATAAATTTTTACAAGAATGGGACCCTATTAAGAATGATGAATTTTTTACAATTAGTTATCAAAAAAAAATTTTAGAGAATGAATTAACTAAAGCTAAACAAGGTAATATGTTGCGTTTGTGGATAATGAAGAAAAATGATTTACAAATGTCTAAAGTCATTGGAACTATTGCTTTTTCAAATATAGTAAGAGGTGCTTTTTTATCCTGTTATTTAGGCTATAGGTTAGATAAAGATGAAATTAATAAAGGTTTTATAACAGAAGCATTGAGTAAAGGTATAAATATTATGTTTAAAGATTACGGCTTACATAGAATAGAAGCAAATATTATGCCTAGAA from Abyssisolibacter fermentans encodes:
- a CDS encoding GNAT family N-acetyltransferase codes for the protein MEKIYYTDRLILKVLRPTHAQIVLDYFIRNNKFLQEWDPIKNDEFFTISYQKKILENELTKAKQGNMLRLWIMKKNDLQMSKVIGTIAFSNIVRGAFLSCYLGYRLDKDEINKGFITEALSKGINIMFKDYGLHRIEANIMPRNIRSIKVVKKLGFEKEGLSRKYLKINNKWEDHFHYVLLNDELE